In the Pedobacter cryoconitis genome, GTTCATTAAGTTTTGGTGATGAGTCGGAGAATTCTCTGTTTTCAACTTACCAAAAACTTCCTCTATTTTGCCATCAGATCTTGTCGTTTCACCACTCCGTATTCTGCCTTGTTGACCATCAGCAGTTACAGTATCTATAAACCTGCATTGATGTGTTTGGGTTATTATAGTACGCCCCTGTTCTATAAATTTAATCCATATTCCGTTAAATTGAAGAGAACTAGTATTTGCTCCGTCTCCAGATAACAGAATATTGTGAGATTTTATATGCCACGTTTTCATAACTGTATATTTAAGAACCTAATAAGGTAGATTATAAAGGAAATGAAGAGTATATACGCGATCATTCCGAAGAATCCCGCCTTTTTATTTCCCTCTTTAAAATACCTAAAGGTTGTGAGTCCAAATAAAAATGTAATGGCTATAAATATTAATCCAATTATTACACCCTGACGTTGATGGCTATAATATGCTATAAAAGGTAATATCCATAAAATAACCAAAAATGGCTTAACAATCTTATCAGATTTGTATTTCTTATCTGTTAGCATGAGAATGGCGGGTAAATGTCTATCTATCAAATATAAACAACGGATCAATATATCTTGTTTTATTTGAATGAATTTTATCCATTAGTTAATTAACAGTATACTTAGCTTTTCATTTCTAATAATCACACTAATTTGTGTAATAGAACATAAGGAAGTTATCTAATTCCTCTAAATGCTCTTCCATAATTATTGTAGAGAAGAAGGTTAAATGAAAAGAGCCACAAATGCGGCTCTAATCTTGGTGTGTTGCAATATGTTTTTATACATTATTGGCATTGGTAAGTGAAGTTTACGGTATTCACTCCGTTAAAATAACCGCCACTTGCTTGCCTTTTAATCTCCAATGATACAATTTTACCGTCCGTATCCTTTTTATAAACATAAGTATCATTAAAATTCTGTGTAATTCCTGATATTGTCCTCTGCTTGGTAATGCTTTTAACTAAATTCTTTGATCCTTTACCAAGGAAAGCAATATTAAAGTTTGAATAAGTACTCTCATTGAATATTAGCGAGCTATGGAGAGCATTCTCATATCCTAACAGGTTTTGTACTGCTTCGGCATCATAATAAGTAATGTTCACTGTTTCAAAGCCATCAATAATAACCTTCGTTAAATTGCCATTGGTATAGGAAAGTATAAAGTTAGATGTCGTTGGATTCGGTCTGTAAGCTTTTTCTATTAGATAACCATCAGAGTTATATTTATAGGTATCAAACTTATCTAAGGTAATACGACCAGAAGCATCAATATTGAAGGACTGGTTTTCAGTTCCTTTAGCATCTGTAAAGTTTACCTTATCTGTTTGATATGTGAATATTCCATTGCCGTAACCATAAAGGTTAGTTACTTTGGAAATCTTACCAGAAGCATCATAACTGTAAGTAGATGCAGGATCATTATCTTCTTTTATTGAGACAATCTTGCAATTACCAGAGATTTTCTCAGGCTCATTAATACCATTTTTCTTACAAGCACTAAAACAAAGTACCGCCATTAACATTAACATGTTTGCTGTTTTCATTTACGATTATATTTTATAGTTTAATTATTAGAATCAATACTGATGTCGACCTCACTTCTTAATTCTTTGATTGGTAAAAATAATAAATACTTAGTTATAACTAAGTAATATACGCAGATTTAATTTCGTCATTAGAGCGTGTCTAAATCAGTTGTAAAATCAGAAATAGAATTATTTGCAATTAATAAAGCAAAGAAGCTGAGAGAAGAAGCAAACCTCTCACAATCAGAGCTTGCATTTAAACTGGGAGTTTCCAACGGTTTCATAGGTCAAGTAGAAAGTATTAAATTCCCATCTAAGTATAATCTGGATCATATAGACAAATTAGCTTTGATCTTTAATTGCTCTCCTAAAGAATTTCTTCCAGAACTGCCAATCAACAAAAACTCCGAAGAGTTTTTGTTGTAGCTTATCTTTCATGAAGGAACCTTCTCTTCTGTTGTTACAGTCACATAATCCTTTTCCTGATTGAATAACCTGTTAATAAAGAATGGCTGAATATCTGTAGCGGAATGATCTATACGGATACAGTTTTCAATATTAATATCTGAGGATTCCAGATTGGTACATCTAAATACAATCCGTAGCATTCTGTTGAACAGTTTATCCCCGAAGCGTGTTAGAGCGTCTTCATCGTAGGATACGTAAATCATCTTATATCCAAATCTGTTCATTGTTAGGGTGTAGTTATAAAAGAAGCATAGCCATTCATTTATAAGTTTAGTTTCCTTTCCAGACTTAGCATGATCCACAGTTACAGAAATCCGGTATTTCAGCGTTTCAAATGCTGTTAGTAGTTCTTTAGTTCCTTTAACAATGTTGTAATATGCTTTTTCAACATTTTCATTTCTTAATTCTAAGTTCTGCGCGAGAATAGTTTCCTCACTTGGTGCAATTACTGTCATTTCATCTGGGGTTTTAAGGGTTTGTAATTTGGTTAATGATTGTGTTTTTTTTGACATAACGATATGATGCCCTGAGATTTCAGAGCTTGCTTTTAATTGGGTTTAATGAATTATTACTGATTTATATATATGTATTGTGGGAAGGAAAATGGATGGATTAGACATGCGTAATTTTATGCAATGAAATTGTCGCGTATGTCTATCAAGTGGTTTTAGGATTCTCTTCGGGTGAGTTTTATCTATTATAAAAGAAAAGATGCAGTCTGATTCAGCCGCCATGTTCTTAACTGAGGTTTGTCTTTTCTAATAGGCAATCGTTTCCCATCGAGATAATGTAAGGGGGCTGTTTATGACAGAGGATCTGCTCGAAAATGCCTCAGAAATTAAAAAATAAAATTTTACTTTAAGTAGGTGCTGATCTTAATCTGCTAAAATCATTACTCCTTTTCCACAGATATTGTCTGTAAGTCTAATCATAAGCTCTGTTCCTGTAAAATTGACATTTTCTGCATCTCCCTTATAGAAGAAGTTTAAGTATATTTAAGAAGAACAGGAAGAATTAGTATTCCTTTATGATATATCCATTTTTTGATGTGTCATCATCCATCTTACACGTTGTCACTTTGGTGTAGTAGTCTTTTAGATGAATAGCCTTAGCAACCATAATTGTGTCAGGACTTTTCTTTGGATCTAAGACACCAAGTTCACTATAGATCCTGTCCAATGTCTCTGTAATCCAATGATTGGGCTGTTTATCATAGCCAGCCATTTTAAAATATTCTTCGCTTATGAATACTTTTTTCTTTTCGAATTGAGATTCAAGAACCTTGCGCCTTATGGCTTTCATATCACCGTTTAGACTCTTTACCACTTCAGCTCCAATCTCGTAATAAGCTATTCTGATACTTTCGCATTCGATCGGGAGGAACTTCGCCAACTGTTTGTATTTGGGAAACTCTTCATCACTATTTATATCAAGTTCCTCTAAATAAGCTAATGTTGCATTTATACGGTGCGTTTTATTTCTAAGAATGGCACTAGTTGGGATGTTAGGTGTAAATAGCTTTTTGATTACCGTTTTATATCCCATTAACTCCCAGGCTTCTTTTATAAAAGTGATATTATTAAATTCCTGATTGCAATGTTCTTCGTTTACAATCTGATCAACCTTAAAGTTGTCAAGACTAGCCTTTGATCCTTCATGCTTTATATGGCTTTCGGAATATTTGTCAATTGAGGCTTTAAGTTGTTTATCAGGACTAAACTTTATTTTGCCCTGAGAATCATCCAAATGTTCATTATATAACCTAACTGCACTCTCGGCCTTTGTAAGAGTCATAGATACCAGTTCATCAAATGAATGGTGTGAATTAATTTGTCTATCATTAGTAATATGCAGGATTTCATGTGATATCTTTCTGTTACGCCCTGCTGCTTGGATACACTTGTTGGATACTCCAAATTTTAGTGTAGATACTTTATAATCTGAAACTATTATAGTAGTGGAATTAGCATCTTCCAAGTCCCATCCTTCAAAGTATTTAGAAGTGTAAAAGTTAAATTTACTGTAGTTGGCTTCGTTTGGTTTAGCTTTTATAAAAGGAGAAAGACCATCTAACTTATCCTTGTTTTGCTTACTTTCTTTACAAAATATACTGCATTCAGTAAGTTCAGCCATTTTTATAATAGAATCGATTTGCTTGATTGAATTTAAAAATATATGTACACGTCCCGGGAACTTATCCGGATTCAATAGCTCTATGTAAAGAGCAGATAGTACGTTAACTGCGGATAGTACATTGATAGTACCTATTTTATTATTGAATTTAATATTATGAACGTCAAAGGACTTGAATCTGTTATCAGAGAATCTATAGGGAGTTGCGCTAATTAATGCTGCATGTTTAAAATTGAAGAGATA is a window encoding:
- a CDS encoding helix-turn-helix domain-containing protein, encoding MSKSVVKSEIELFAINKAKKLREEANLSQSELAFKLGVSNGFIGQVESIKFPSKYNLDHIDKLALIFNCSPKEFLPELPINKNSEEFLL
- a CDS encoding DEAD/DEAH box helicase family protein, translated to MKNFDTNRRLPSVIKTDQQTTYNYTLGVTDRLSKAFEVIPSNSIINKGRCGIGGTYLEIKANRNSIIIVPTHSIIEDKCYDEDNNLLPNYFVVRGSKKSFDAGRLKLFIESDLPKKKIFSTPAGIKKIMECGALQDDLYNNWFLLLDESHTAITDSFRADVLIPFQYLFNFKHAALISATPYRFSDNRFKSFDVHNIKFNNKIGTINVLSAVNVLSALYIELLNPDKFPGRVHIFLNSIKQIDSIIKMAELTECSIFCKESKQNKDKLDGLSPFIKAKPNEANYSKFNFYTSKYFEGWDLEDANSTTIIVSDYKVSTLKFGVSNKCIQAAGRNRKISHEILHITNDRQINSHHSFDELVSMTLTKAESAVRLYNEHLDDSQGKIKFSPDKQLKASIDKYSESHIKHEGSKASLDNFKVDQIVNEEHCNQEFNNITFIKEAWELMGYKTVIKKLFTPNIPTSAILRNKTHRINATLAYLEELDINSDEEFPKYKQLAKFLPIECESIRIAYYEIGAEVVKSLNGDMKAIRRKVLESQFEKKKVFISEEYFKMAGYDKQPNHWITETLDRIYSELGVLDPKKSPDTIMVAKAIHLKDYYTKVTTCKMDDDTSKNGYIIKEY